A segment of the Leptotrichia massiliensis genome:
GCTACTGCATCTGTGATTTTTCTAGTAACAAACTCTTTTCCTCTTCTTTCAGATTCATGATTAAACAATATCCCTGAACATGCATACATATCATAACTCTCTCTGTAATTTTTAGTAATCCAATGCCCATAAAGTTTTGCTACTCCATATGGACTTCTAGGATAAAAAGGTGTATCTTCATTTTGAGGAATTGCTTGGACTAATCCAAACATTTCACTTGTAGATGCTTGGTAGAATCTTGCTTCAGGTTTTACCGCTTTTATAGCTTCCAACATATTTAAAGCTCCAATTCCATCAATATCAACAGTTGCTACAGGTTGTTCCCATGATGTTCCAACAAACGATTGAGCTGCCAGATTATACACTTCATCAGCTTGAGATATTCTCATTGCATTGACTAATGAAACCAAGTCTGTCATATCAGCATATATAAAATTTATTTCATCTTTTCTATGCTCTATATTTCCAAAAGTAATTACACTTTTTCTTCTAATTAATCCATATACTTCATATCCTTTTTCCAATAGTAACTCCGCTAAATACGAACCATCCTGTCCTGTTATTCCTGTTATTAAAGCTCTTTTTTTCATATTTTCCTCCTAAATTTATCTATTTTTATAATAATCTAACATTTTTACTAATATATCTTTTACACTTTGAGATTTCTTACCATTCATAAATTCCCATAGTCTTGTTGTATCTCCAATCATTCTCCAAACTTCATTTTTTCTAACAAAATCTGACGAAATCTCAATTTCAGGTTTAAAATCTGTTATTTCCTGAAGTAATTGTATTATCATTTCACCATTTGTTGGAATTCCTGAACAGATATTAAGAATATCAAAATCTAATTTTTTTCTTGATATTAATTCCATTATAACTTCTGCACAATATTCAACATCGACATAATCTCTAAAAGATGATATATTTCCAACAGAAAGTTTTTCTTTTCTATCTGCAAAATGTTCTACCAACTTAGGAACTAAAAATTTTTCACTTTGACCAACTCCTATAATGTTAAACGGTCTTATTGTTACAATATCTAAATCCTCTTTATACTGTTTACTTATATATTCTGTAATCATCTTACTATATGAATAATGATTCGCTGGATTATAAGTAAGATTTTCTCCGTATTTATCTACATTTTGATTTCCATAAACTCCTGCTGTACTTGCCAAAATTACTCTAGTATTTTTGTCACAATAATTTTGTGCTGATTCTAATAAATTTTCTGTCCCTTGAACATTTACATTATAAATTTCTCCAGTATTTTTATGAGTAACCAATGCAATTGCTGCTAAATGTACTATAACATTAGGTTTATACGATTTTATAACTTCACCCAAATTTTCTTTATCTAAAAGAGAAATAACTCTTTGATTTTCTGATGAAACATCTAGAACTTTTTGGGCATCAATAGCTAAAAAGTCTAAATCATTATCTTTAATTTTTTTAAGTACATACTTGCCTATAAATCCAGAGGCTCCTGTTATTAAAATTTTTTTTTCTTTCATATCTCTTCCTTTATTTCTATTAATCTCTAAAATTTATAAATATTCATTCCTATTGCAAATTCTTAGATTATTGATAATTTCCTTAACTTCTTGTGAATTGTTTTTATGACAAATCAGTGTTACATCTTCAGTATCTACAATTACTATATCCTCTAAACCAATAGTTGCGATAAGTTTTTCATTACCTTGTATTATTGAATTTTTTGTTTTTATACTTATAACATTTCCACTTATAACATTTCCATCTTGATTTGTCTTATTAATTCTTTCAAGTGAAAGCCAACTTCCTACATCATCCCACCCAAAGTTTCCTGGAATCACATAAATGTTTTTAGCTTTTTCCATTATCCCATAATCTATAGATTCTGACGGAAGATTTGGAAATTCTTTTCTTAACACTTCTTCATATTCTTCTGTATTTATTGACTCTCCTATTTTTTGCAGTCCTTCATAAATTTCTGGCAAATATTCTTTAAAATTTTTCAAAATAGTTGATGCTTTCCATACAAACATTCCACTATTCCATAAATATTGTCCACTTGTTAAGTATTCTTTAGCTTTTTCTAAATTTGGTTTTTCCACAAAACGTAAAACTTCATAAACGTTTGCACTATCTTTAAAATTTTCACCTTTTGTAAAGTTAATATACCCATATCCTGTTTCAGGATAATTTGGAG
Coding sequences within it:
- the gmd gene encoding GDP-mannose 4,6-dehydratase — translated: MKKRALITGITGQDGSYLAELLLEKGYEVYGLIRRKSVITFGNIEHRKDEINFIYADMTDLVSLVNAMRISQADEVYNLAAQSFVGTSWEQPVATVDIDGIGALNMLEAIKAVKPEARFYQASTSEMFGLVQAIPQNEDTPFYPRSPYGVAKLYGHWITKNYRESYDMYACSGILFNHESERRGKEFVTRKITDAVARIKLGVQDVLELGNLDAKRDWGHAKDYVKAMWLMLQQDKADDYVIATNETRTVREFVERAFKYVDIDIVWEGKDEKEIGKDAKTGKTVVRVNPKFFRPAEVDILIGNPAKGEAALGWKREISFTELVERMVKNDLELVGKEIKLNSY
- a CDS encoding NAD-dependent epimerase/dehydratase family protein; this translates as MKEKKILITGASGFIGKYVLKKIKDNDLDFLAIDAQKVLDVSSENQRVISLLDKENLGEVIKSYKPNVIVHLAAIALVTHKNTGEIYNVNVQGTENLLESAQNYCDKNTRVILASTAGVYGNQNVDKYGENLTYNPANHYSYSKMITEYISKQYKEDLDIVTIRPFNIIGVGQSEKFLVPKLVEHFADRKEKLSVGNISSFRDYVDVEYCAEVIMELISRKKLDFDILNICSGIPTNGEMIIQLLQEITDFKPEIEISSDFVRKNEVWRMIGDTTRLWEFMNGKKSQSVKDILVKMLDYYKNR
- a CDS encoding mannose-1-phosphate guanylyltransferase, which produces MTSVVIMAGGKGERFWPKSRINLPKQFLSLTDDGKSMIQHTVERVKSLVDIENVYVVTNEMYKNLVLENIPDIPKENIIIEPVAKNTAPCIGLAAMHIAKKDINSKMIILPSDHLIKFNEIFIDTLKTTLNVVEKGDNLVTIGITPNYPETGYGYINFTKGENFKDSANVYEVLRFVEKPNLEKAKEYLTSGQYLWNSGMFVWKASTILKNFKEYLPEIYEGLQKIGESINTEEYEEVLRKEFPNLPSESIDYGIMEKAKNIYVIPGNFGWDDVGSWLSLERINKTNQDGNVISGNVISIKTKNSIIQGNEKLIATIGLEDIVIVDTEDVTLICHKNNSQEVKEIINNLRICNRNEYL